TTTGtctgacaatatttttttgggtgATTAGCATGCAATAGCTTATGTGGAAGGGGATAAATACTATGGAGCAAAAGCAACCCTTAATGTATGGGAACCCAAAATACAGCAGCCTAATGAATTCAGCTTGTCTCAGCTGTGGATACTGGGAGGCTCCTTTGGTCAAGATCTCAACAGCATTGAAGCTGGTTGGCAGGTATTATTCCAATTAGTTTAATCTTGTTTTGGCcagaaataattcaattttattgtgGAGTCAAATAACCCCATCTCGTTTTTCCTACATCATCCTTTATTTTAATGCTTTCAATGTGGATGGAAACAGGTTAGCCCGGATCTGTATGGCGATAACAACACACGGCTCTTCACCTACTGGACTGTGAGCTGCTAGTCCTGTCGCTCATTAGTTAGTCTTGAAATTTTCAAGGATTTACTAATCGATTTCACTCACTCTTGTTTTACTTGTGCAAATATTACACAGAGTGATGCATATCAAGCCACAGGTTGCTACAATCTTCTTTGCTCAGGCTTTATTCAAATCAACAGCGAGATTGCAATGGGTGCAAGCATCTCTCCTGTTTCTGGCTATCGCAATTCCCAATATGATATCAGTATACTTGTCTGGAAGGTAAAATCCAAGGCCCTCTCATTCACATCAAGGCCTAGTCATTAGTAAATTTTTCATCATATAGGAGCCAAATATAAAAACGAAGTGACTGATACTTTCTGAGGCGCATGTGAAACTCTACAGATATTGTCCCTCTGAATGGTTTCATATTCAGCTCCAAGTTGAATAGCAAGGTCTAGTCTTTAGTAAGATTTGCAACATATAGGAGCCAAATGTAAAAATGGAGTAGCTGATACTGTCTGAGGCGCGTGTGAAACTCTACAGATATTGTCCTCTGAAGGTGAAGATGGTTCTTTGGCCGTATTTGAAGTTATGTATTATAGAAGCTAGGGTGTCAGAAACATCATTGTGGTGCAGATGCTGAGAATCTTTTGGCATTATCTTTTGATCATTGGTTTGGACACTCATTGAGTTTTTTGAATAGATAGGAGGACATTGACCCCGTTTGGGCTGCTTTTGCACAGAAGTTACAtcaaaatttgaagttttttttttttaaaaaaattgttttgagatgatttttaaaaaaaaataaaatatttatatataaaaaaaacattttgaaaccTTACATAGCATGGCACAGGCATGACTTAGATACTGTTGTAGAACAATTGTTGTCTAGCTCGGTACGCAAGAGGACTGCTCACCTATTTACTCGAAGCACGCCTTTAAGTTTTTAACTTAGTTGTTTCGAAACTGTTGCAGGATCCAAAAGAGGGGCACTGGTGGATGCAATTTGGTAATGACTATGTGTTGGGTTATTGGCCTTCTTTCCTGTTCTCATACCTAGCAGATAGTGCTTCCATGATTGAGTGGGGAGGTGAGGTGGTGAACTCAGAGCCTGATGGTCAGCACACCTCCACTCAAATGGGCAGTGGTCGTTTCCCTGAAGAAGGGTTCGGCAAGTCAAGTTATTTCAGGAATGTTCAAGTTGTTGATGCCTCCAACAATCTCAAGGCCCCAAAAGGGATTGGCACCTTCACTGAGCAATCCAACTGCTATGATGTTCTAACTGGCAATAATGGGGATTGGGGCCATTACTTTTATTATGGGGGCCCTGGTAGAAATGAAAATTGTCAATGAAGTGAAACACACCCTCCCATTTTCACCCCTCCCCATATATTCTCTCCCTATGTATCATTCAACCTAGTGTAAtgcctccctccctccctccctctctctctctcactctctctctcttgtatacccctttttagtttttactgtTAGGTTGGGCTAGTGAACGTGACATCTCTGAAGTGGGAAGTTTTGACCCTTGTTTTTTTCACCAAGATTCTCCATGCAAGTGGCTGGGGAAGTGGCCAAGTTTCTCAAAAAGCTAAAAGAAACTGGCCATTTACTCCCTGTACTCTATTTGTTTGTTAATACTTCTTCCTCGGGAGTGGTTTGTTAGTGAATGAATGAATCTCTCACCCTTCTTGGCCATGAAAACATTGAAGCATGCCCCATTTTCTTTGTTCCTCCACTTtgaatacaaaaacaaagaaatgcaGGGTGGAAGGGAGCAGTGAGATTTGAATAAAATTctcttttcaaaagaaacaatATTTGGATGATAGGAGTTGCATGTGAGTGGATGGCAGTATACTTCTCATGAAAGCCAGAGACTTTTGTTATGGGCATAAGGGCTCTACTTTCTTCACCTAAATCTGATCATTAAAGTACAAATAAATTGGTTTGTCAATCGTTCATTCCTCAAAACAAAAGGGACTTCCATTTTCATTTCATAGTACAAATAAATTGGTTTGTCAATCGTTCATTCCTCAAAACAAAAGGGACTCTTccattttcatttcataaaggCTTACGATTAGAGATTCTTTGATGCAAGTGTCTTAAATTAAGATAGGTTTTACAAGATTGGCATGATGCTAAAATGTCAATTTCTGGCGGCAACCTACAATGTGCAGGAGAATATCAATTGATTTACTGCTCAGATCCATCATCCAAGATCTTGTTTTGGATTGATTAAGATCTAATCTATCAAGAAATCAAGGTGGAAGTTACAGTCCTGGACCATTCAAACAGATCCAGTTGTTTCAAGATAAATAATCCCAGGTAAAAATTCTCAGCTGTAGCTAGAGAACAACCTTAGAGTTTCCCCACAGTTGAGGATGTTTTATAGTTGAATTATGTCGGTAGCTTTGCAGAAATATTTGTAACTTTCAATCCAATATCTTCATGAAGATGTCCACACCtataactttcaatttcttcttttgcCATGGCACTCAGATTTTACCAAGGTTACAAAGACCCAAGTTCGTAGGGTTGGCTGGCTGTTGTGCCTGTGGTTAGGCTTTGATAATTCAACTGATCTGAGTATTCTATGGTAAATTTTTGCTTGACCAATTAATGATGCTcagttttaaaagataattattgTCCTTGGAATAGGAAAGGGATGATGAGCACTTTACCTATTTAATAAATCGAAGAAGCGTGAATCTGGGCAGAAAACTGAAAAAAGTAGAGACAAGATTGGACCTTGGCCCCTTTGTGCGTGTGAGTAAAGACAAGAAAAATCAGCACAGGGCAGCGGCAAGACTGCAAGAACAGGTTCACGTACATGGAGCCctacaccaaaaacaaaaaagaatacaCGCATGAGTTAAATCAAGTGTGACAACACTAGAATTATTGACAATATTCAAGATAATTGCGATTTAAGAAgccatacaaagaaaaaaaatcaaccgaacatttattaatttttaataagaaacTGCTGCTAATTAAGAAATGTCGACCTTTTCAATCATAAGAGAAGCAAAATCCCCCCTTCAAAGTTATCCATGATTATgattggtgtttttttaaaaaaagtcaatctcaatttaaaaatttaaatggttaagtgaggtttgaaaatataatttatattatattttaatatattcttttgaataaaaactttttagacATGAAACTTGCACAAATTCACGTTACtttgtgtaattaattaattttaattaaaaaagaataaagatgtTGAGATTCGAACTTGTGATCAATTCATCAAAGCTTTGATATTGtatcaaataattatctcaATCCAAAAACTTAAACTCTTGAATAAAACTAATGTGATATATGAAGTCTGATTGTGTAACACTTGGAATATAAGTGAAATGTTGAATATTCGAAAGTAAAGAAATTGTGAGAGGAATAAAAGGCATTCGTAACAATTAGTTGCTCTTATGGGTAGTAGAAGATTGACTTCTATCCAAGTGAGGGAATGTTTCTTCACCAAATACCACATGTCTAGAGATAAAAACTTTGTCTAGGTCATAATGTAAGTAACGatacctttttttattgatttgaatgtcctaaaaaaatacattatttatttatgaaaactaACTTATGATGATCATATGGTCTGAGATAAGAGTAATGGATGTAACCAAAGGTTTGAGTTTTGGAATATATAGATGTTGTTTCATAAAGGACAAAATATAGTGGTAGATTTTTTAGAACCTTGGTCGGTAAGCGATTGATCTGAAGAAAACATCTATCCAATAACAATTTGGAAGagcatttttttctaaaagagttAATCCTATTTCTTGAATATGTTTATGTTTGCGTTTAACTATACTATTTTATGGAGATGTATAAGGTCATATCAAGTGATGGAAGAGTTCATATTTAGCTAAAAGGTTTTGAAAACATTTAGATAAATACCCTCCACCAGTATTAGATTGCAAttgttgaattgaatatg
This genomic interval from Populus alba chromosome 1, ASM523922v2, whole genome shotgun sequence contains the following:
- the LOC118032713 gene encoding protein neprosin — protein: MGSCAYGGCVRFSRSRLSVLVFCLCSLVSLSSAARLSVSRQKLEVQKHLDRLNKPAVKSIESPDGDTIDCVHMSHQPAFDHPYLKDHKIQMRPGYHPEGRVFDDNKVSTESKERTNPITQSWHVNGKCPEGTIPIRRTKKDDVLRASSVKRYGKKKHRAIPQPRSADPDLVNESGHQHAIAYVEGDKYYGAKATLNVWEPKIQQPNEFSLSQLWILGGSFGQDLNSIEAGWQVSPDLYGDNNTRLFTYWTSDAYQATGCYNLLCSGFIQINSEIAMGASISPVSGYRNSQYDISILVWKDPKEGHWWMQFGNDYVLGYWPSFLFSYLADSASMIEWGGEVVNSEPDGQHTSTQMGSGRFPEEGFGKSSYFRNVQVVDASNNLKAPKGIGTFTEQSNCYDVLTGNNGDWGHYFYYGGPGRNENCQ